TTATTGGGGAGGTGGTAATATACGCCTATCTATTAGCGGTCACAGTTTTCATTCTCGATATGATATATGCGCTAGTTGACCCCCGAATAAGGATGGGAGCGAAATAAGGCTTGTCTTACAAATTAAGGGATCAGATAAAAGAGATATTCCAGTATAAGTTGGCATTAGCAGGGATCGGGATTCTTCTAATATTGATCGGAATATCTGTTTACGCAGTAGTAGCGATACCATACGATGTAGCAACTTATCTGTGGCGTGGCGGGGAGGGAATTTGGCTAGATTGTCCGAAAAATGCGTTGCCTTCGTGGATAAGTCTTTTTTCAGCAAAGAAAATCCCTGAAACCATAGTACTCGACACACAGAAAGGACAAGTTGGCGTGACGAAGATCATTTTCCCTATAACTGCGAATATGAGCAAATTGAGAATAGAATTTAACTTCTATTACGATTATGATGACTTTCCAAGCGAAATAAATCTCTTCTATACTGCAATCTATAATGAGCGGTCTCCTCTAGTAACTATATATTGGACAAAACCCACGGGTCAGCAGATCAAGATAATCGATATGGTTTTGAAAAAGAGTGGAGCATACTACCTCTCAATCGATGCAGTGCTTGCAAACACACTCCAATCTTACCTAACGCAAAAAACTGGGACAGAGCCAGAATACGCCGTGGTTCCCGTAATTGGATTGTTTGCTGTAGAAGATTCCTCCGTCTTAAAAATAAGTACAGTAACACCATTGAAGGGCAAATACAACGTTGTAATTGAAGGCACCCTCTTTGAGGAGAACTCTAATGTTGATGTTAAACTTGTGGTCTATGGAAAAATATACGGGCTAGCAGGGACAGATCATCTAAGAAGAGATCTGAGCATTGCTCTATTATGGGGGACACCAATAGCCTTATCGTTCGGAGTGGTTGCAGCGCTATCCATAGCAGTTATTCAGATGATTATTGCGGCCTTAAGTGCTTGGTTCTTAGGAAAAGTTGATTTCACATTCCAGAAGATCACAGAGATAAATATGATCCTGCCGTTTCTCCCAATATTGATAATGTTATCTGTCTTCTACAGCTTCAGTATATGGATGCTTCTAATCGTTGTGATCGCGCTAAACGTTTTTGGCTCGGGAGTAAAGACCTATCGGGCCGTTTTTCTGCAGATAAAAGAGTTTCCATACATAGAGGCGGCAAAGGCCTATGGAGCAAGTAGTCTCAGGATTATCTTCCTTTATATGATTCCAAAGATTCTGCCTACAATCATACCTAACCTTGTCATGTCCGTTTCGAGTTTTGTTTTTCTAGAGGCTGCAATGGCGCTGCTCGGTCTCGGCGATCCCATGGCGCCCACATGGGGAAAAATTATTGATGATGCCTACTCCTCGGGGGCCCTTTACAAGGGATATTACTATTGGGTTCTGGAGCCATCATTTCTGCTTATTCTAACTTCTTTGGGATTCGCATTACTAGGATTTGCCTTAGACAAAATATTCAACCCCAAGCTGAGGGAGATGTGAGCAGCATATTCCTAGAAGTCAAAGACCTGTACATGTACTATCGCACCAGAATGGGGCCGCTAAGGGCAGTGGATGGCATCTCTTTCAACGTGGAAAGGGGAGAGTCGATAGCGTTAATCGGAGAATCTGGATGCGGAAAAACCTCCTTGGCGAAATCATTGATACGTCTCCTTCCAAGGAATGTTGAGTTATATAAGGGATCGATATGCCTAGACGGTGTAGACATAATGACTTTAGATGACGCTGAATTCAGAAGAACCATACAATGGCAAAGGATCTCAATGGTTTCCCAGGCAGCTATGAATTCTCTTAACCCAGTGATAAAGGTGGGCGAACAAGTCGCTGAGCCACTAATAGTGCATAAAGAAATGGATAAGAGATCTGCAATGGAAAGAGCAAGAGAAATCTTCTCCCTTGTCGGCATTCCTGAAATATTCATTGACAGGTACCCATTTGAATTAAGTGGTGGAATGAGGCAGAGGGTAGTAATAGCGATGGCTTTGGTAATGAATCCGGAAATAATAATTCTTGATGAGCCTACCTCCGCCCTGGATGTCTTAACACAGGCAAATATAATGAATCTGCTTAAGAAGATAAGGAGAGAATCAAAAATCAATTATGTTTTAATAACGCATGATGTTGGGTTATCAAGTGAACTTGCGGACAAGGTAGCGGTAATGTACGCTGGACAGATAGTTGAGTTCAGCGATGCTGATCGCTTCTATGCATCCCCCCTTCATCCTTACTCACAAAAATTGATGGCGAGTGTACCGACACTTAGACAGGACAAGATGCCGCAATTTATTCTCGGGGTTCCAATAAGCCTCATTAATCCGCCTACGGGTTGCAGATTTGCTGAGAGATGCCCATCAAGAATGGAAAAATGCAGGGAAGACCCTCCCCTAAATGAGTTAGGGAAAGGGATGTTTGTCAAATGCTGGTTATACTCAGGGCAGGGGAAAGAATCAAGTGGGTAATGACGTCCTTTTGTCCGTGAAAGATTTGCGAAAGTGGTACAGAATAAAGAGAGGTCTATTCGGTAGGGTAGATTATGTGAGGGCCGTTGATGGTGTAAGTTTTGACCTAAGAAGGGGAGATGCAGTCTCCCTTGTTGGGGAAAGCGGTAGTGGAAAGACAACGTTAGGTAGAACCATACTCGGGCTTGAGAAACCCACGTCAGGCACGATATCATTTGATGGAAAGAATTTGACAACATTCGATCAAAAGACGCTGGCTTGGTACCGAA
This Candidatus Bathyarchaeota archaeon DNA region includes the following protein-coding sequences:
- a CDS encoding ABC transporter permease, producing MSYKLRDQIKEIFQYKLALAGIGILLILIGISVYAVVAIPYDVATYLWRGGEGIWLDCPKNALPSWISLFSAKKIPETIVLDTQKGQVGVTKIIFPITANMSKLRIEFNFYYDYDDFPSEINLFYTAIYNERSPLVTIYWTKPTGQQIKIIDMVLKKSGAYYLSIDAVLANTLQSYLTQKTGTEPEYAVVPVIGLFAVEDSSVLKISTVTPLKGKYNVVIEGTLFEENSNVDVKLVVYGKIYGLAGTDHLRRDLSIALLWGTPIALSFGVVAALSIAVIQMIIAALSAWFLGKVDFTFQKITEINMILPFLPILIMLSVFYSFSIWMLLIVVIALNVFGSGVKTYRAVFLQIKEFPYIEAAKAYGASSLRIIFLYMIPKILPTIIPNLVMSVSSFVFLEAAMALLGLGDPMAPTWGKIIDDAYSSGALYKGYYYWVLEPSFLLILTSLGFALLGFALDKIFNPKLREM
- a CDS encoding ABC transporter ATP-binding protein, which codes for MYYRTRMGPLRAVDGISFNVERGESIALIGESGCGKTSLAKSLIRLLPRNVELYKGSICLDGVDIMTLDDAEFRRTIQWQRISMVSQAAMNSLNPVIKVGEQVAEPLIVHKEMDKRSAMERAREIFSLVGIPEIFIDRYPFELSGGMRQRVVIAMALVMNPEIIILDEPTSALDVLTQANIMNLLKKIRRESKINYVLITHDVGLSSELADKVAVMYAGQIVEFSDADRFYASPLHPYSQKLMASVPTLRQDKMPQFILGVPISLINPPTGCRFAERCPSRMEKCREDPPLNELGKGMFVKCWLYSGQGKESSG